GGTATTGACGCTAGTACTTGTTGGCGGAGCGCTACAGATGGCGAAACATTTTGTTCTTGTTCGTAATATGCAAGCTGTAGAAGCACTTGGGCGAACTAATGTTATTGTTATTGATAAAACGGGAACGCTTACTCGTAATGAAATGGTAGTTTCTCGTGTGTGGGCATCAGATGCTTTTTGGCAAGTGACTGGTCAGGGATATCATTGTCAAGGTTTACTATGTAAAAATGGTACTATTGTCAATGAATTTGCTACGGAAAGTGATCTAGTTCATATGGCTATTGCTGCAACTTTACTGAATAATGCGGAAATTATTCATATACCTAACCTTGATATTTTTGATATTAAGGGAGATCCAACGGAAGCAGCGCTCGCTGTTTTTGCACAAAAATGCGGCACTGCTGTTAGTGATCAAATTTCTCATTATGAGAAGGTATATGAAATTCCCTTTGATTCAATTACTCGTTATCACGCAGGTTTTTATAAGAACGATACACATTGTGTTGCCTTTATTATTGGATCACCAGAAGCTGTTTTAGCACGATCTACATTTCATAATCATGAAGAAGTATTACAGATTTTTCTTGATGATGGACTTCGGGTAGTTGCGATTGGAATGAAGTTGTTATCAATAAATTCATGTAATGATTTACATAGCATTGAAGAGTATCAATCATTTATTGATACAGATATTAAGCTGCTTGGTTTTGCAGGCATTGAAGATTCCATCAGGCCTGATGTAAAAGAAGCAATTCAATTAACCCGAAATGCTGGTTTATCTGTTATTATGGCAACAGGAGATCACCAAATTACTGCACTTCATGTAGCAAAACGGGTTGGAATTTATAGTAAAGGTGATGATTATATTGATGGTTCTGAAATGGATCAATTAACAAATGAGCAACTGTTGAATCGTATTAATAACGTTACTGTGTTTTCGCGGGTATCACCGCAGCATAAAATGCGTATTGTTGAACTTTTACAAAAAACAGGAAAAATTGTTGCGATGACTGGTGATGGAATTAATGATGCACCGTCATTAGTAAAAGCAGATCTTGGGATTGCTATGGGAAGTGTTGGTACAGAAATCGCAAAACAAGCATCAGATCTTGTTTTACTTAATGATTCATTTGTTACTATTGTTAATGCAATTGAAGAAGGCAGACATATTTTTTATACGCTTAAGCGTATTGTTCTTTATTTTTTTTCAACCAATATGGGTGAAATTCTTATTGTTCTATTTGCTTTCTTGGTAACATTAATCAGTGGAGTAGATATTCCATTACCAATCACAGCTGTACAAATTTTATGGCTTAATTTAGTAACAGACGGTTTTTTAGATGTTGGACTATCAATGGAACCTAAAGAATCAGAATTGCTTACCCATAATTGGCTCAAAAAAAAACACCAACTAATTGATAGTGGATTATTATTAAAAATGTTATTTATGGCACTACCAATGGCTATTGGTTCACTTACTGTTTTTCTTGTATATTATCAGAAGGATATAGCATATGCTCGTACTATGACATTAATAACAATGGCTATGTATCAATGGTTTAATGCATGGAATTGCCGTTCAGAAACGCATTCACTTTTCACCATAGGACTTTTTTCTAACACGTGGTTGATTGCTGTTATGGCATTAGTGCTTGCATTACAATCTGCGATTGTATATGTGCCATACATGCGGTATGTGTTTAAAACAGTACCACTATCCTTACACGATTGGATTATTGTTATTGTTATAACTGCGCCCATTATTTTTATGGAAGAAATTCGTAAATTAGTTGTAAAAAGATGGTATCAGCGGCATTGACTCGTACTATCAAAAATAGTAGAGTATCTTTGTTGTATATTTTAATAAGTTTATTTTTTTTTAAGGAACGTTCATGAGAAATCGTATGTTTAGCGCTACCATCATGTGTGCAGCATTAATAAGTAGTACGTATAATAATGCTGAAGATAAAAATCAATTTGTATCTTCAGAAACAAAAAAAACTAATAAATCATCAGAGCTTGTTGTTGAAAAAATGACTGGTCGTTCTATTTCTACTGTTGATATTCTTGGTGATAGCAATGTGATGGTTGAAGCAGCAATTGGTTTTGTTGATTCATTTGCTATTATGGGTGACTGTCAAGAAGGTCAGAAAGCACGTAAAGAAATTGAAACTAAACGAGATTTAGCAAGCACAGAAATACAAGAAGAATCTAAGAAATTTGAAAAAGCTAAATCTGAGTATGTAAGTAAATCAACTACTTTGAGCGATTCTGCACGTGAGAAAACAGAAAAACAGTTAATGAAAATGGAACGTGAACTGAAAAATCTTGTAGCAGAAAAAGAAGAAGAGCTTAAGTCAGACATGCAAATTGCAACAGAAACTTTAGCACAAGGACTTGATGCTGGTGTAGCAAAATTAGCTAAGAATGAAAATCTAGATGTTGTATTTGATAAAATGACGGGTCGCGCGATGTATGTTTCAGAAAAATTTGATTTTACATCTAAGGCGATCAAAGAAGTAAATAAAAATTATGAAGTAAAACTTGCACAAAACAAACAAACTGAAAGTGCAGTTAAAGTTGCTGATAATAAATCTACCGCAACAAAATCTCCTAAAATTAGTGCATAAAGTTTATAAAAATAAGAGGGCGGTTGAGTTACTCAACCGCCCTCTTTAATAGTATTAATTACGACAAAATAATTTATAAGATATCCTGTGAATAACTATGATACAAAATAGAAATAAACATTTTTTTTTACTGTTATTTGTTGTATCGTTATGCACTGCTGTGCAAGGCATGGGTCAACATATTATTCCCTTAACTATGCAAGCACTACAACAAAAAAAAAGTGAACTTCTTGATCTATTCAGTAAAGAAGCAAAAAAAGTAGGTAAGGAGAAAACTGAAGGAACTAATTTTTTGCTTGATGAGGCTATAGCGCTATATTGGGCTTCCTTTAAAAAAAAGATTGAAGGAGCTGATTGTATCGCAGTGCTACACAAGATGCATTGTGGATGTTCTTATATGGGTTTAACAATTATAGATTTTGATCTATTGACTACAGATTTTAATAAAAAAACTAATTTTAGACCCTATGCAATAAAAAAAGAAGAGGTAAATCAATATCGTTTTCATGGTGTTATTCCAACACCACTGGATAAACAATTTGCCTTACTTGAAAAATGGAAGCAGTATCCAGCGACTATAAAAAAAATATGTCTTTTCTACAATTGTTGTAATAGTGTATTACTTACTGAGTTGAGAGATTATATTGGACAGCTTACATTTGATTTAGAAGAATCATTATTGTAAAAAATATTGATTTTTTTTACTTAGTAATTGCTTTCCAATCCGCACCATGACGTGTTGTAACAATAAGAGGCACATTCCATGCAATAACGGATTCCATTGCATCTTTTATAAGTATCTCAACAGCGGCAACATCAGATTTAGGTGTAGAAATAATTAATTCATCATGAATTTGTAATACAATAGAGCTATCTGGATGGTTTGTTGTCAACTCTGTGTTCACTGCGATCATTCCTAATTTTACAATCTCTGCTGCAGTTCCTTGCGCAACAGTATTAATTGCTATGCGACATGCTTCTTCGTACAATGTGCGGTTTTTTTCATATATAGCAGGAATATATCGTCGACGGCCCCAAATGGTTTCCACGTATCCATGTTTTTTTGTGTATTCAATAACAGATTCCATCCAGGCTGAAACCTGAGGATATTGTTCAAAGTAACGTTCAATATAAGTTTTAGCATTTTTAAAAGAAATACCTAAATCCTTGGAGAGGCCGTATGGTGTAAGTCCATACAAAACACTAAAATTAATACGTTTACCTAATTGTCGCTGATCATGAGTAACCTCATCTAAGGCAACATTAAATAAATGCGCAGCAGTTTGTTGATGAATATCATGGTTTTTCAAAAATGCATCCAATAAATTATTATCTTGCGATAAATAGGCAAGTACACGTAATTCTATTTGAGAGTAATCAGCAGAAATAAAAAATTTATCAGATTCAGCTTTAAACGCAGCTCGTACCTCTATCCCATAACTTGATGCATCAGCCGGAATGTTTTGTAGATTTGGATTTGAACTTGCAAGACGTCCCGTTGCTGTTGCTGTTTGGCTGAATGTTGTATGAATACGGTGCGTTTTTTTATTAATATATGTTGGCAGTGCATTAATATAAGTATTCTTTAATTTCGTTAGCTCTCGATATTGCATTATTAATTCTGGAATGGGATGCAATACTGCGAGAATTTTTAAAACTTCTTGATCTGTTGAATATTTGCCCGTTGGACTCTTTTTTTGTGGCGGTAATTGCAATACGCTAAAAAGAAGATATTCCATTTGCCGAGGAGAATTTAAATTAACTGCTTCTTTGCCTAGAACGTGAGCAATTTCTGCTTCAATTACTGTTAATCGTGCAATTACTTTTGTATCAAGTTCTTGAAGACAAGCAACATCAAGATTAATACCTTCTTTTTCCATATCACATACGATGTCAATTAAAGGATGCTCTATTGTTGTATATAAATTATGTAACTTTTTTTCTTGTGTAAATGCTTCTTCTATGATTGCAACAAGACGAAATGTTTGATATGAATCAGCACAAGAATAAAGGGTTGCCAGCTCTAAAGGAACATAGGAAAAATCTTTATATGTATGTCCTTTAGTAATATCGTCATATGAAAGCATTTCTTCATTAAAAAAGAAAAGAGATAATTTTTTTAAACTTGCTGCTTGCCATTCTTTAATAATAAGACTAGCACCAATTAAGGTATCAAGCGTTATTCCTTTGAGCTCAATGCCATGGCTTGCAAGCACTAGCTTGTCATACTTTGCATTATGCAAATATTTTTTATAGCGTGAATCTTCTAAAATTGGCTTTAATGCTATGCTAATTTCATCAAATGATAACTGTGTTTCATCGCTCCTATGTCCACAAGGAATATAATATGCAGTTTTTTCATCAGCACAAAAAGAAATACCAACTAATGCAACTTCAAGTGCCTGCAGACCAGTCGTTTCGGTGTCTACTGCAAATGCACCTTTTTCTCGTAGATAGTCACATAAATCAGTTAATTGTTGTGATGTTGTTACTGTTTTAAAATTGTATTTTTGCCAATAAGTTATTTTAGTTTGAATATTTTGCAGCGATTCTTTTTTAGTTTCTCCAATATTCGTAACTAATGATTTAAAGCTAAGTCTTTCAAATAATGGCTTGCTTTTATTCCACGAATTTGCGTTAAAATATAATTCTTCTACAGATAAGTTCATCGGATGATAGTGCAATAAAAATAATTCTAAACTGAGTACTGCATCATTTTCATGTGCCAATAAAGTTGTTTTTGTGCTTGTTTTTTTTATCGCCTCAATATTTGCATACATGTCTTGCAATGAATCAAACTGATTGACCAGATCAACGGCTGTTTTAGCGCCAATTCCTTTAACTCCGGGAATGTTATCAGACGTGTCACCAAGCAATGCAAAATAAAAAGGTATTTTTTCTAGAGCAAAACCCATTTTTGCTTCTATAGCTGCTCGATTAAAAAATTGCTGCTTAAAAGCATCTAATAAATAAACATGCTCACCAAGTGTTAATGCTTGACCCATATCTTTATCAAGTGTTACAAATACTACTGCCTTATCAGGTGCTATCCATTCCTTAGCTAATGAATACATAAGATCATCTGCTTCGATACCTGATTGTTCAACTTGACGCATACCAATAAGATCTGCAAATTCCAAAATATATTTTTTTTGTTCAAATAAATCACTTGGCGGTGCTTGACGGGTAGCTTTATAATTGGGAAATATTTCATGTCGCGTTGTTTTACCTTTGCTATCCCATACAAGAGCTACATACTGTGGACCGTATGTATCAATCATTTTTTTGATCATACGACAAAAACTAAAAACTGCTTGTACCGGAATGCCTGATGGTGTATGTAACGGTTTAAGCCCATAATATGCACGATACAAAAAAGAAGATCCATCAATAAGAAAAAGAGTTTTTTGAGCATCAAATTTCATATATTGCCTATAATTAATTTTAAATTTTTTGATTATATATTATTATAAAAAAATAGCACACATCACTTTATTAGTTTAATTCGTTTATGAGAAAGTTACAAAGTGATAAAAATAAGATTTTTGTTTGCAGCAGTTAGTATAGTATTGGGCGCTCATACAATCGCCGCAATGAACCCCGTTGATACACATCTTGTTATCATTCCAGGGCAAAATGGTTTGGGCGGTGATAATATAGATGTAGTTTTGCCCTATTTTAAAAATAAACAGCATTTAAAGCACAAAGTAGAAACACCTTTACAATTACCTGATTTTGGTCAAGGCAGATGTTTAAATTATTTAGAGCAGACAATGAGGTCTTTAAATGAAACGGATAAAGTTATTCTTTATGCATCTTCTCAAGGAACAGCAACCGCAATAAATTATACAGCTAAAAATCCTGATAAAGTTAACGCGTTAATTTTAGAAAGTATTATGCTTACTGGTAATAGTGCTATTGAGTATAATAATCCCTTATCTTTTGTTCCGGGAAGTTATTATTTTTCACCGTATTTAGCAAAATTTTTATATCCCTGGTATTGCCCTGCAGGAGAACAACCACTATTTAACCTTAATGCGTTACCAAAGACTTTGCCTATTATTATTATACATACTATAAACGATTCTCAATTGTCATATAAAGATGCTGAAGCATTATATACTTATTTACACTATTGTAGAAAAAATGAAACAGAATCAAATATATATTTAATTTCTCACGATTCAGGATTCTCGCCTATGCATGTTAACTTGCTCAACCAAAACGATACACAGAAAATAAAATGTATTAATGATATTTTACAAAAAAATACATTATTACCCTTAGAGCAAAATGACCTAAAAGGATTTTATAAGGTGCAATACTCACCAGAACCAATCCTAGCATGGAAAAATCACTTTAATCTAATCCTTAGTAGAGAAAAAAGATTTTGGTACATAGATTGGGGAATAAAAATTATTTTTTGTAGTCTGCTATTGTATATGATTTCCCGATCAGGTAGTGCAAAGAATGTTTTTAGACTTGTGTCATAATATATAAAAAAACTTACGTGCGGTGTATAAGAGATACGTTTTAATGAGAGTTAATGTGCGTTAAACGTTTATATAACGATCTTAGTAATAGACATTTTTTTGTTTTTTTTGGATGATTAGCGAAAAGATTTATATCATCTCGTGAAAAGGTTAAGGAGCGTTTTTTATGCAATCTCAAGGAGCATTGGCATTTATTTTTATGATCATAAGGCCTTTTAAGATATATATTGGTGGTATGGCTATTGTTGCTTTGGTATGGGCCTTCTTACTTAATGTGCAGCCATATCTGGTTAAGACTATTTTAAATGTAGCAATGAGTGATAATCAAGAATATCTTTTTCAGCAACTTGCATCTTTAATAAGTTTATATCTTATATCTGAACTTATTTATATTCTTATTTTTCGTGTATATGATTGGATAACTATTCAATTGCGTCCAACTTTAAAGCGTTATATAACTCGTACGCTCATGGATAGAATGATGGAGCATTCTCATTCTTTTTATCAAAATCAATTTGCAGGAAGTTTAACAACACGTATTGTTGATATTGCAACTGCTATCCCTGATATTTTACGCATAGTTATTGATCGTCTCATGGCATGTTTTTTAATGCTATTATTTGCATTGTATAATATATCGCAGATTCATATGAAATTTACTCTAGCTTTAGGAATATGGGTTATATTTTTTTTAGGAATTTCTATTGTTTTAGTTTTTCGTAATCAATATTTGGCTTATGATGTGGCTGATGCTCGTGCAGCTGCAACTGGTTCGATTGTTGATATTTTGATGAATATGGCAAGTGTTCGTCTTTTTGCTGGTAAAAAATTTGAACATGCTTATTTAGCACATTTTACTAATGATTCTGTTATGAAAGAACAAAAAAGAGATTGGTTTTTTTTAAAATTACATGCATTTCAGGGTGGATCATTTTTATTGTTTCAAGTAGTTTGTTGTTGGTGGTTACTTAATGGTTTGGTGTACAAAGTGATTACGCCAGGAGATTTTGTTTTAGTTCTTACATTGAACTTACATATTATTGAAAATTTTTGGAATATTGCAAAAGATATGCGTGAATTTTGGGAAAAAATGGGTAGTATTGTTCAAGGCCTTGCCATAATTCAAACACCTATTGATATATGCGATGATGTTGATGCCAAAGATCTTATTATAACTAAAGGTGAAATTGTTTTTGATAATGTTCAATTTCACTACCATGATGCAGAATCATTATTTGAGCATAAATCAGTTATTATTCAACCTGGTCAAAAAGTTGGTTTAGTCGGGTTTTCGGGAAGTGGTAAATCTACATTTGTTAATTTAATTTTGCGATTGTTTGATGTTACATCAGGAAGAATTATGATTGATGGTCAGGATATACGACATGTAACACAAGATAGCTTACACAATGCCATTACCATGATTCCTCAAGATCCATCTTTATTTCATCGGTCATTATTAGATAATATTTTGTATGGTCGACGTTCTGCAGCTCATCAAGAAGTAATTAACGCAGCAAAGCGTGCATATGCTCATGAATTTATCGTGACGTTAGCATGTGGTTATGATACACAGGTTGGTGAACGTGGCGTACGTCTGTCCGGTGGCCAGCGGCAACGCATTGCTATTGCACGTGCTATTTTAAAGAATGCACCTATTTTAATCCTTGATGAAGCAACGAGTCAACTGGATTCAGTGACGGAAAGTCAGATTCAAGAGAGTCTGTGGGAGTTGATGCAACATAAAACAACATTAGTCATAGCACATCGCCTTTCTACGTTATTACAGATGGATCGTATCCTCGTGTTTGATAATGGTAGTATTATTGAAGATGGTTCTCATGAAGAACTTCTTGAACAAAATGGTCTTTATAAAAAATTATGGGAAGCACAAATTGGCGGATTTTTATTTGATGATCAAGTAGCGCAAAGCTAATAATTTTTTGCTACAAAGAGTCGCAAGATAGACCTAATACATAATTAAAATATATAAATTTAATTGATTGTTTATTCTTTTTTTAAGTTCGTATGCTTCGACAAGCTCAGTACGAATGTGATTGGAATAATCACTGATAAAACTTATAAGACCAACAAAGGGCTTTTAAGCTGGCTGTCATTTATTGCTAAACATTTATAACACATACAACTGTTATGAAACGTCACGATGTATTTCAAAAAATATACTATTATAATTGTAACAAAATAATATTACATATCTCTTTCAAGCGATAAATATTTTTTGATTTTTTTTACAAAATATATTAATTTTATATAATTCATTAATAATAGATTATATATTTACTCCACGTATTTTTTCTAAAGGAATTTTCATGCATAAAAGATCTTTATTCTTTGTATTATCAATAATGATGATCAACATACTCATCAAAGCAATGGACTCATTTGAAACGTCACAAAAATGCATCGTTCCTAGTTTAAAAAGCATTGCTGAACAACATATTATTCGTAATCATAGAAATAATCATCCTTGTGATCACATAGATCAATTGTTAAAAAATGAGAATATTCCGTATGATTTTCATGATGATCTTAAAGAAGAATTTGTAAAACAATATGCTGGCCATGGTTTATCTGGAGGATTTAACCAAAAACAACTATATAATAAAAGCATTTCAACAGCAATAGTGGATGATCAAGGAAAGCATGTTTTTTTTGTATCTCGTCACAGTACAAATATTGAAAAATTAGATACAGAGTCAGGCGCAATTGTTGGCTATATACAAGGACATACAAATAATATTTTCGCTCTTATTAGTCATAATGAATTATTAATATCAGGATCAGCGGATGATACAATTAAATTGTGGAATCTCAATAATAACAAATGTATAACAACATTATATCATGGCTTAAGCGTTTATTCGTTAAGTGCAGAAAAAAATATTGTATGCAGTACATCACTTAACGATATAAAATTATGGGATATATCATCTGGCAAATGCTTTCAATCTTATAATATCTTATGTTTAAAGTCACATCTCAAAAATAATATTTTATATGGGATAAGCAATGGCTTTAGTGATGAAAAATATATAAATTTTTTATTAAGAGTAGATATACGTTCATCTAAATATATTAAATTTGAAAACATAAATGATTTTGATTGTTTTGTTAATCATCCTGATGTAGAGGCTACTTTATATGTAGGAAAAAATAACAGTATTGAGGAATGGGATATGCGTAAGTCTGATGTACCAGTGCATATCTTTTACCATAACAAGAATGATACTAACGCTATGACAATACAAAATAACATTCTTTATGCAACTACATTATACAAAGGAACAATAAAATTATACAATATACAGAATCACACAGATATCGGAACCTTGCCAACAAAAGCTTGGATTTGGAACTTACAGATACATAATTCTGGACTTTATGCTGCAGGCGGAGATGGTCTAATTAAATTAACTACTAATTCATATGATGATATTTATAACGCTTTAAAAAACCATAGAGATAAATAATTTACTTTAAAGGAATCAGTATGAATAAAAGATCTTTGTTTCTTGTATTATCAATAATGATGATTAATATACTCATCAAAGCCATGGATTCATTTGACACGTCACAAAAATGCATTGTTCCTAGCTTAAAAAGCATTGCTGAACAACATATTATTCGTAATAATAGAAATAATCACCCTTGTGATCACATAGATCAATTATTAAAAAATGAGAATATTCCGTATGATTTTCATGATGATCTTAAAGAAGAATTTGTAAAACAATATGCAGGACATGGCTTATCTGGCGGGTTTAATCGAAAACAGCTATATGATAAAGATATTAGAACAGCAATAGTAGATGATAAAGGAAAGCATGTTTTTTTTGTCTATTCTAATTATTATGATTTTAATATCATAAAATTAGATACACAATCAGGCCAAACTATTGGGCATATATCAGGACATTTCAATATTGTTAAAGCTCTTATTAATCATAATGTTAATAATAGTGAAATATTAATATCGGGATCGGCAGATAAAACAATTAAATTATGGAATCTCAATAATAACAAATGTATGGCCACATTTGATCATAAAGAAGTGGTTGATTTGTTGTCTGCAGAAAAAAATATTCTTTGCAGCATATCAGATAAAAATATAAACTTATGGGATATATCAGTTGGTCAATGCTTCAAAAAATGTTATAACTACTATGCAACCATCATGTCTCATTCATATCTCAAAGATAATATTTTATATATACATTCTTTTAATCGAGAGAATATGAACTCATGCTTATTAACATTAGATATACGTTCATTTAAAAAGATATTATTAAATAATATAAACAATTTTTTTTGTTTTTGTAATGATCCAAATATAACAACAACTATATATGTAGGATTGAATAATAAAAATGGTATTGCTGAATGGGATATTCGTAATCCTAATAAAGAAGTGCAGCGTTTTTATATTGATGATGAGGTTACCGCTATAACCATACAAAATAACATTCTTTATGCTGCCTCATTCGATTGTTCAATAAAATTATATAATATACAGAATCACAGAGATATTGAAACTTTGCCAATAAAATCTTTCATTCGAAACTTACAGGTACATAATTCTGGACTTTATGCTACTGGTTCAAGTGGTTTAACTCAATTTTCTACCAATTCATATGATAATATTTATAATGCTTTAAGAAAAATGTATAAATAAATTATAATATTTCGCACTTCGAATTTGAATTTGTCTTTGT
The DNA window shown above is from Candidatus Babeliales bacterium and carries:
- a CDS encoding HAD-IC family P-type ATPase translates to MKLYQTNVEDIIKNLDVESEQGLSQSEVAKRQQRDGYNVLQGIKQRTIFSLFISQFQNPLVYILFFAALIIFIFGENKLDAFVISGVLFFNAILGTVQEARTKNIIENLKHYIKTESVVLREGKKIIVDDKDLVVGDIIFVQEGQRVPADARIILSNNLRVDESALTGEAVAAKKYSDTIHDEVPLGDRNNMLFKGTYVLAGSGSAIVIAIGVATEIGKIQTITEEIDTDIPLRRELERLSRWILLFILITCLFLFSIGLFTGKPIKELLVMLTALFICVVPEGLPVVLTLVLVGGALQMAKHFVLVRNMQAVEALGRTNVIVIDKTGTLTRNEMVVSRVWASDAFWQVTGQGYHCQGLLCKNGTIVNEFATESDLVHMAIAATLLNNAEIIHIPNLDIFDIKGDPTEAALAVFAQKCGTAVSDQISHYEKVYEIPFDSITRYHAGFYKNDTHCVAFIIGSPEAVLARSTFHNHEEVLQIFLDDGLRVVAIGMKLLSINSCNDLHSIEEYQSFIDTDIKLLGFAGIEDSIRPDVKEAIQLTRNAGLSVIMATGDHQITALHVAKRVGIYSKGDDYIDGSEMDQLTNEQLLNRINNVTVFSRVSPQHKMRIVELLQKTGKIVAMTGDGINDAPSLVKADLGIAMGSVGTEIAKQASDLVLLNDSFVTIVNAIEEGRHIFYTLKRIVLYFFSTNMGEILIVLFAFLVTLISGVDIPLPITAVQILWLNLVTDGFLDVGLSMEPKESELLTHNWLKKKHQLIDSGLLLKMLFMALPMAIGSLTVFLVYYQKDIAYARTMTLITMAMYQWFNAWNCRSETHSLFTIGLFSNTWLIAVMALVLALQSAIVYVPYMRYVFKTVPLSLHDWIIVIVITAPIIFMEEIRKLVVKRWYQRH
- a CDS encoding OmpH family outer membrane protein, with product MRNRMFSATIMCAALISSTYNNAEDKNQFVSSETKKTNKSSELVVEKMTGRSISTVDILGDSNVMVEAAIGFVDSFAIMGDCQEGQKARKEIETKRDLASTEIQEESKKFEKAKSEYVSKSTTLSDSAREKTEKQLMKMERELKNLVAEKEEELKSDMQIATETLAQGLDAGVAKLAKNENLDVVFDKMTGRAMYVSEKFDFTSKAIKEVNKNYEVKLAQNKQTESAVKVADNKSTATKSPKISA
- the polA gene encoding DNA polymerase I, whose protein sequence is MKFDAQKTLFLIDGSSFLYRAYYGLKPLHTPSGIPVQAVFSFCRMIKKMIDTYGPQYVALVWDSKGKTTRHEIFPNYKATRQAPPSDLFEQKKYILEFADLIGMRQVEQSGIEADDLMYSLAKEWIAPDKAVVFVTLDKDMGQALTLGEHVYLLDAFKQQFFNRAAIEAKMGFALEKIPFYFALLGDTSDNIPGVKGIGAKTAVDLVNQFDSLQDMYANIEAIKKTSTKTTLLAHENDAVLSLELFLLHYHPMNLSVEELYFNANSWNKSKPLFERLSFKSLVTNIGETKKESLQNIQTKITYWQKYNFKTVTTSQQLTDLCDYLREKGAFAVDTETTGLQALEVALVGISFCADEKTAYYIPCGHRSDETQLSFDEISIALKPILEDSRYKKYLHNAKYDKLVLASHGIELKGITLDTLIGASLIIKEWQAASLKKLSLFFFNEEMLSYDDITKGHTYKDFSYVPLELATLYSCADSYQTFRLVAIIEEAFTQEKKLHNLYTTIEHPLIDIVCDMEKEGINLDVACLQELDTKVIARLTVIEAEIAHVLGKEAVNLNSPRQMEYLLFSVLQLPPQKKSPTGKYSTDQEVLKILAVLHPIPELIMQYRELTKLKNTYINALPTYINKKTHRIHTTFSQTATATGRLASSNPNLQNIPADASSYGIEVRAAFKAESDKFFISADYSQIELRVLAYLSQDNNLLDAFLKNHDIHQQTAAHLFNVALDEVTHDQRQLGKRINFSVLYGLTPYGLSKDLGISFKNAKTYIERYFEQYPQVSAWMESVIEYTKKHGYVETIWGRRRYIPAIYEKNRTLYEEACRIAINTVAQGTAAEIVKLGMIAVNTELTTNHPDSSIVLQIHDELIISTPKSDVAAVEILIKDAMESVIAWNVPLIVTTRHGADWKAITK
- a CDS encoding ABC transporter ATP-binding protein, whose amino-acid sequence is MQSQGALAFIFMIIRPFKIYIGGMAIVALVWAFLLNVQPYLVKTILNVAMSDNQEYLFQQLASLISLYLISELIYILIFRVYDWITIQLRPTLKRYITRTLMDRMMEHSHSFYQNQFAGSLTTRIVDIATAIPDILRIVIDRLMACFLMLLFALYNISQIHMKFTLALGIWVIFFLGISIVLVFRNQYLAYDVADARAAATGSIVDILMNMASVRLFAGKKFEHAYLAHFTNDSVMKEQKRDWFFLKLHAFQGGSFLLFQVVCCWWLLNGLVYKVITPGDFVLVLTLNLHIIENFWNIAKDMREFWEKMGSIVQGLAIIQTPIDICDDVDAKDLIITKGEIVFDNVQFHYHDAESLFEHKSVIIQPGQKVGLVGFSGSGKSTFVNLILRLFDVTSGRIMIDGQDIRHVTQDSLHNAITMIPQDPSLFHRSLLDNILYGRRSAAHQEVINAAKRAYAHEFIVTLACGYDTQVGERGVRLSGGQRQRIAIARAILKNAPILILDEATSQLDSVTESQIQESLWELMQHKTTLVIAHRLSTLLQMDRILVFDNGSIIEDGSHEELLEQNGLYKKLWEAQIGGFLFDDQVAQS